ACCGGATAAACCCACTGCCCGAGTTGATTTCGCAATACGGGCATGCAACACATGGCCGACCGGTCCAGTTGGGTCTGGTGTACAAACCAGCCACAGGGTTTTTGAATGGCGACCAGGTCGTCGTCGCGATACAGGATGTTCAGCTTCAAAATCAATTCCCGCTACTTGATCTCGAGCAATTCCAATTCAAAAATAAGCGTTGAATTGGGACTGATTTGCCCGGCTTGCCGCGCGCCGTAGGCCAGATAGGATGGGATATAGAGTTCCCATTTCGATCCCGTGGGCATAAGTTGCAGGGCTTCTGTCCAGCCGGGAATGAGTTGATCTACGCGAAATTGCGCTGGTTCCCCGCGGCTGTAAGAACTGTCAAATTCCGTGCCGTCGAGCAGTGTTCCGCGATAGTGGCATACTACTGCGTCGGTTTTTTGAGGTTTTGGCCCGTCACCGGCTTTGATCACTTTGTATTGCAAGCCGCTGTCCAATGTCACCACGCCTTCTTTTTTCGTGTTTTCCGCGAGAAAAGTCTCGCCAGCTTTTTTGTTTTCTGCTGCCATTTTGTTTTTCTCCGCCTGTTGTTGTGCTCGTTGCTCTTGCTGTATCTCGATTAGAAATTTTAGTGCTTCGTCCGAGGAAAGCAAGGGGGATTCTCCAGAATAACCATCTTTGAATCCCTGTACAAATACATCCATATCAATCGCCATGCCCTGTTGCTGTTTCAATTGCTCAGATAAATTTAAGCCCAGTGCATAACTCAGCTTGTGTTGCTTGTCCTCGAGGTTGACTTCTACAAATTCGGGTTTTTCCAGTGTCTGGCAACCCAATAAGCCAGCGGCAATGCATACGGCAAAAAGACACTTCATGTTTTCTCCTGAATGAAAGGGTGCGAATCAGCGAATCAACGAATTAGCGAATTAGCGAATCAGCGAATCAGCGAATCTACGAATCTACGAATCAGAGAATCAATGAAACAGTTAATGTACCTGAAAGCCGTCATTGCGGCATGATTTTAGCCGCAATCCAGAGGTTTTGGGTGGTTGGGTGGGATTCGTCTATTCGTCTATTCGTCTATTCGTCTATTCGCCAAATCGCGTTTTTACTTCTGATAGCACAATATCTGGAATATCCTCTGTGCGTTCAACTGCATAAACACAGATGTGGTCTGCGGTGGCAGTCCTCTGGCGAAATCGATGGACATCCCGGTTTTGTGCTACGTGAACAGCGGTTACCCGATTTTCTTTTTGGATCAGAAATTGCATCAGTGCATCGAGGTTGGTGATTTGCATATCTGTTATGAGAAAAATATCCACATGATTTTTGAGAAGGGGTTCCAGATCGGGCAAGTGCAATGCGGTTCCACCGCCGAAGTAGCGGCACAGTGCAAAGAATACGCGCTTGCGATCTCTTGAGAAATCCAGCACTTCTTTCCCGCCGGCCTGTGCATCGCTAAAATTGTAAACAGCTACGCGCTTGCCCCGTCTCAAATACGCATCAGCCGCGCATCCGGCACCTAAGACGGCGTGGGATATTTCCCGACACGGATCGACCATACTGCCCGAGGAATCGACGATGACCACACAATCGGGTATGCCGTCGCCGTCGCCGTGGGTTTCGCCATCTCGCCAGTTCCACATCTGGGAAATGCCCGGCATGACGCGCCCAAAGCTCGTCCATATATCGATGTGCTGAACGGGTTTGCCAATTTCCCAGGGCGAATGTGAATGCGGATGTAATCCGCCCACTTTTTCCAGGGGCATGGTTTGCACGGGCAGGCGAAATGCGGATGCGCGCGCCATGTAAAACAAGAGGTCGGCATCCGAGGGCGTGCCTTTGCCCCGGCCCATATCGGGCATCATGTTGGCGTCTTGTAGTTCGTCGGCAAAATCGCGCACCATTTCTCGAAAGGCGTAAAATCCCTGTTCGGCAAATTGCGCCATTCCCGCTGCGAGTTCACCTGCAGAATACTGCTGGGTATCGCCCATCATGCCACCCTGTCCATTTCCATCGTCCATTTCTTTTTGGATTAAGGGAGCAATCACCTGTGCGAATGCTCTGAGGCTATCTCCCCACTGCGAGGCGTCCAGATAGGGTATGCGCGCGAGTCGATCTACTTCGCCGCGGTCTTCTACGCCCAAATTTTCACCCCAGAGACGCTGATATAATGCTCGAATCACGTCTGTCACTTCACTCGATTCTGCGTGGCGATATATTTCGGATAATTTCGATTCGCGCTCGCGCACAGCATGGGTATCGACCACTACGTCCGAGAAATATTCGACTACCTGCTTGACCAGCGCCCCATCCAATAACACGGGTTTGAGCGCGGCATATAGCTTTAAGTGTGTTTCAAAATCCCAGGGACAAACGGTGTGATGGCCCACGCCGTGATCCAGTAGTGCAGAGGTGGCGTCTTCTATGTCCATTACTTGCGCCAGGGCAGCCAGCCGATTGGCATTCAATTGGATCACTTTGTCCGTCATTTGAATGCTCGCGGCTTCGTCGCCTGTTTCGATTACTTCTGGCGTCGGCAATTCGGGAAATAGATGGCGCTTGCGAACAGCGGGCCAAACGCGCTGGATGATGTCGTTGAAGTTCATTTTGTCGATCCTCTGAGCATCTGGTCGCGGTGATAAATCGCGCCACCTTCGGCATTGCCCACACCTCCCAGGCGTCCATTGATGTGGATTTCGCCGGCTTGCATTTGTTCGCCGATGGATCTGCCGGCGTCTCCCGAGACTGCAATCCGTCCGTCGATCATACCCGCGCCGAGATAGTGGCGGACATTTCCCTCAACCTTCAGATAGCCTCCCATGAGCGAAATGCCCGTGAGGTCGCCCAGATCGCCCACAATTGTCAGTGTGATGTCTTTGCGGAGGCGATATCCCATGAGAGATAGGCGCAAGTCGTGACCCGTGAGATCGAGATGAATGTCCGACTGAGACGATGCGTTGCAAAAGGCCGATAAGAACAAGCCGAGGGGTTCCATGACAAAGAAAGCCGCGTCATTGCTTTGGAGGGCGTGTGCACAAAATGCTTCGATGTCGGTCATTTCCCAATCAATTTTTTCCACTATCTGCGATGCCGCAGCATATGTTGATTCAATGGTTTTGCGGTCGGCTTGCCAGACTCCCTCGCCGACGCATTTGTCAATCAGGGTGCTGTAAGCTGCCGTCAACCGATCCATTGCCGCGGTGTGAGATGCGAGAATTTCATCCATGGGCATGGCGCGTTTTTTGCGTGTGTCTTCGACGAATTCGGCGAAGGGATTGCGCTTTGCAGATAGTAAGCCGTTGACGCGCTCTGTGTTTTCAAGGGTCAGACCGGATGGTGCAATTCGATCAAACTCGCGAAATGGATTTTGTCGCATGTCAGACTCTGTAAAATTGGGATTACGAAAATTCTGGACGCACAGGCTCTTGTCCCAGGTCGCGCATAATTTCCATGTAAATGGGGTGTTCACCCTGAATGGGTTGTTCGTCGGCACCATTTAAGATGCGATTGGCAGTCATGAGAGCTGTTTGGATGCGCTCGTTTTGCTCGGTATAGCGCCGAAAGACTTGCCGCACCGCTTCTCGCGCTCTGTGTATGGGCAATACATCGTCCCGGTGGTCTTGCGTTTCTTCTTCGTCTCTCCATTGGATGCGGTGAGCACATGTGTATGGCAATATCGTGCGGATATGTTCGATATCCACTTCTTTGTCGCGCAGCACCCAGGCGAGTGCCTGTGCGTAGCGCCGAATGGAGATGGGCAGGCGATTGGACGGGCATGTTTGTACTTCGTAACACAGGTAGCCCGTGTAATGACAGCCTTCGCCACAGATTTCATTTGTGCGTTTTTGTCCGTATTTGCAGCAGAAAGACAATTCGGCCAAAAAGGTTCGCACATAGGCACTGGCATCGGCCTGGAAAGGCAGTGCGCTCATTTCACTGCGGATCGTTTCGCGCTCGGTTTTCCCCAGGGTGGGTACGGACAAACGCTCGGAGATCGCTTTTCCATAATCCTCGCAGATTGCTTCTATCTCTGCTTCGGCATTGGGGGTGATCAGGCACGCCTGGAGTGCCTGCTCGCGTTGAGGATCTCGCAGGAGATGCGCGGGAGAGGATTCGGTGCCGATCATCCAGGATAGATTCGCACCCGGATATTTGGATTCCACCATCACGTCAAAGCGATCCAGAAGGGGTACAACGATGGTATTTGTTCCGCGGTCCTGATAGTTGGCCGTTGCGAACAAACAGTATTCTTCGTTGATTTGCATCTGGTTCAAGTAGGACCAGTTGCCGCGATCCACGCCGTTGAGGATCAAGCTCTGCTTGGTTTCCGGCAGGCGGTTGATTTCATCTACGACTTTGACGGGTAGGACGGAAAATGCCGACCAGACCACATCTTCTTCGCCGCGGTTGAGTGCGCCGAGGTTTGGGCGTCCGACAATTTTTTCTTCGGTCTGTTCGGGATGGCCACTTACTTCGGCTTCCCAAACAGCCCCCAACGGCATGCGATATAGCAATGCGCCAATATACTCTGCCGATGTTGTTTTGCCCAGGCCGGGTTCGCCTACGATCAGAATTTTGCCACCTAATAGTCCCGTTAGTGTGCTGAGCAGCAAAGCGGCATTGTGTTTTTGTCCTTCTATCTCCAGGTCTGCCCGGTTAAAATACAACCGATCCTGGATGAAGGTCAAAATATCGCGTACTGTTGTTTGTAAGTCGGCCATTTTGATCTCAGTCTGCTTGAGAAGAGGTGGCGGAGCGGCGGCGCAGCCATTCGACGGTGAGCAGTAGCAATACGGCGAAGGCGATCAGGAATGTTGCCACGGCGAGGATGGTCGGGCTGATTTGCTCGCGGATGCCCGCCCACATCTGGCGCGGGATGGTGCGCTGTTCTATGCCGCCCATGAAAAGGACGACTACTACTTCGTCGAAAGATGTTGCAAATGCGAAGAGCGCGCCAGAAATAACGCCCGGTGCGATTAGCGGCAGTTGTACTCTGCGGAACGTGAGGATCGGCGAGGCACCGAGGCTTGCGGCAGCGCGCGTGAGGTTTGTATCAAAGGCGGATAGGGTAGCGGTTACGGTGATTACAACAAATGGCGTGCCCAGTGCGGCGTGGGACAGGATCAATCCGATGTGGGTTTGTG
This portion of the Gemmatimonadota bacterium genome encodes:
- a CDS encoding FKBP-type peptidyl-prolyl cis-trans isomerase — its product is MKCLFAVCIAAGLLGCQTLEKPEFVEVNLEDKQHKLSYALGLNLSEQLKQQQGMAIDMDVFVQGFKDGYSGESPLLSSDEALKFLIEIQQEQRAQQQAEKNKMAAENKKAGETFLAENTKKEGVVTLDSGLQYKVIKAGDGPKPQKTDAVVCHYRGTLLDGTEFDSSYSRGEPAQFRVDQLIPGWTEALQLMPTGSKWELYIPSYLAYGARQAGQISPNSTLIFELELLEIK
- a CDS encoding AAA family ATPase, whose amino-acid sequence is MADLQTTVRDILTFIQDRLYFNRADLEIEGQKHNAALLLSTLTGLLGGKILIVGEPGLGKTTSAEYIGALLYRMPLGAVWEAEVSGHPEQTEEKIVGRPNLGALNRGEEDVVWSAFSVLPVKVVDEINRLPETKQSLILNGVDRGNWSYLNQMQINEEYCLFATANYQDRGTNTIVVPLLDRFDVMVESKYPGANLSWMIGTESSPAHLLRDPQREQALQACLITPNAEAEIEAICEDYGKAISERLSVPTLGKTERETIRSEMSALPFQADASAYVRTFLAELSFCCKYGQKRTNEICGEGCHYTGYLCYEVQTCPSNRLPISIRRYAQALAWVLRDKEVDIEHIRTILPYTCAHRIQWRDEEETQDHRDDVLPIHRAREAVRQVFRRYTEQNERIQTALMTANRILNGADEQPIQGEHPIYMEIMRDLGQEPVRPEFS
- a CDS encoding ABC transporter permease, whose translation is MISTQHIGRVAYLASCTLIFAFLIAPILVIVPLSFNAEPYFTFTEGMLRLDAEAYSLRWYRQIIENELWTRGLVNSLIIGIASTSLATALGTLAALGLSSPAMPGRRFAMALLISPMVTPVIISAAGMFFFYSTLGLAQTHIGLILSHAALGTPFVVITVTATLSAFDTNLTRAAASLGASPILTFRRVQLPLIAPGVISGALFAFATSFDEVVVVLFMGGIEQRTIPRQMWAGIREQISPTILAVATFLIAFAVLLLLTVEWLRRRSATSSQAD